The genomic DNA TTTTAGTTTGGGTACTCGTCCCCAAAAACATTTGCCATCgctgctttagggtcaccataaatcagaaatgacttgcaggcacacaacagcaacaaataaaataaatgcacgTAGTTGTTTTTCAGTCTGTATTATTCCCACCATGAGCTTACGAGTGACCTTGAGTGAAAACATCAACAATCACACCCAGAATGGTTTCTCCTGCATTTGAAATCACAAAAATGccatgtgtgagtgaatgagttATCGCATTATTCCTGTACCAGAGTGTATTAAAGCCAAAATTAAACTTAGACAAAAATATTCACTGTTCAAGAGTAAGAACTAAAACAGTGACAATTTAATACTAGGGAAATTATGTACCTCTTCTTAAAACAGACAAACTTTACCTGTGATGTACATAACATTGCTAACCCCAAGGGAGTGGGCTTGAGAATGAATGGAGAGATACATTTCTCTTAGTTTTAAATTTCTGACAATTTACAGAATTGGAATCCATATAATTTTTCCTGCACTTGTTGGGTCTGCAGAACAGTTCTCCTTTATGTCCCATCAGCTGGGGCAATACACTGTGAGAGGACATGGAAGAGGGCTCCCTCTGCTCTGGAATACTCTCTCCTTGGAGGCCCAACTGGTGGAAATACTGGATTACTCTCACCTCAGTGTCTTATCTGATGTAAAAGAAGACTTGTGCTGTCCCTACAGGTCTTCTTACTTTCCAGGCATTTAAGcagtttttcccctgtgtgaattTTCATGTGAGAAGTAAGGCCTGTGCCCCGAcggaagctctttccacattccaagcactgaaatggtttctctcccgtgtggattTTCATATGGGAGCTAAGGTTTGTGTTTCGGCTGaagttctttccacattccaaacatctaaatggtttctccccagtgtgcaTTCTCATATGAGAATCAAGATGTGAGCCTCGactaaaacatttcccacattccaagcatttaaatggcttttgACCAGTATGGATTTTTTGATGGCAACTGAAGGCACTTCTGTCACTGAAGCTTTTTCcgcattccaggcatttaaagggctTCTCCCCAGTGTGAATTCTGGTATGGGAAGCAAGGTCTGTGCTCTGTCTGAAGCTTTTTTCACATTCCAAGCAttgaaatggtttctctcctgtgtggatcctCATATGGCGAGTAAGCTGGGTACTCTGTCGGAAGCTCTTTGGACACTCagagcatttaaatggtttctcccccgTGTGACTTCTTGAGTGGGAAGTGAGGGTTGTGCTCCGACTAAAGCCCTTCCCGCATTCCAAacacttaaatggtttctctcctgaaTGACTTCTCACATGGGAAGCCAGCGGTGCACTCTGAGTGAAGCTTTTTCCACACTCgaagcatttatatggtttctccccagtgtgggttCTCATATGGGATGTGAGGTCTGTGCTCCATCTAAagttctttccacactccaagcatttaaatggcttctccccagtgtggatccTCATATGGCGAGCAAGCTGTGTGGTCTGATTGAAggtttttccacactccaagcatttaaatggtttctcccctgtgtggattttcATATGGAAAGAAAGACTGCTTCTATCACTgaaactcttcccacattccaggcactgaaatggtttctcccctgtgtggattctcacATGAGAAGTAAGGCTTGTGCTGTGGcggaagctctttccacatttcaaacatttaaatggcttctctcctgtgtgtatTCTCATATGGCGAGCCAGCTGGGTGCTCTGCCCAAAGCTTTTCTCACACTGAGAACATTTATTTGGTTTCTcctctgtgtggattctttgatctATTTCAATAGTTGAATGATCAGAAATACTCTTGGTGGCTTCTGAACATTTTCCACTGAGCATTCTCCACTGAGCATTTAGACTGGCTTTAGAAATGAAGCCTTTACTACACAAGGGTGACTTATTTCTTTCCTTGCTTTTGCCTGCCTTTTCTGCAAGTGGGACTTCATGGAAAGAAGTAAAGGTATCATCACTTCTCTTCTGTTTTAGttcacttttctgtttcttttctttcttttctttaccaaTGACTCTTTTCAAGCATCCCCTATGCAGTTCTTCctcattcttccttcctctcacctcaggaactgaaataaaaataataataattccttgttTGAGACAAAGTGAATAATAACGTGCCAAGGCtcctgccacattgcagaattaatacagtttgacattgctttaactgttatgacttcatcctatggaatactgggttCTGTAatatttgtggcaccagagctctctgacagagaaggctaaatatctcacaaaatgacaaatctcagaattcaaactgcattaaatctgcagtgtaaaAACAGCCCAAATcagggaagaaaacaaaatagtaATAGAACACATAGCACCTACGGAAAATATTTGCATCATGCCTTATACACCTTTTGTAAAAGAGCTCATCCTTGTCATCAAGCAAAGGAAAAAGCTTAGAGTAATCAGAGTAATCTGGTTAGAATCCAAGGAACAAATGGATCCTCAGATGGAGGGATCAAACCAATAAACTGtgacaaaacaaaagaagaagaatctaCAGTCATTCCAGTGTATTACAATGAATCAAGAgcacacagagcttggaaataatttgttaTAAACTGATTTCTTACCCATATGTCATTATTGCCATTATTGGGCATTATAATGCCTATAAGGTTATGCTTTTGGTCAACAAGCCTCTTCTTGGGTTAACttgaggtggtggtggtattatGTTGTTAACTAGTAATGCTAAAAAATAtaattagttttaaataaaaagtaacatcaacaaaataattttaaattaaagatggtgatatacagtcagcccttggtatctgctgaggtttgtttggttccaggactccactatgaataccaaaatacatgaatgctcaagtcccattgtatactaTGTCATagtaaaatcacacacacacacacggcaaaaatcaaagtttgctttttggcatgtaaaaatatatgtatttccaagctgtggatagttgaatccatgaatgcataatctgtggatatggagggccaactgtactaaataAATAGTCTTACAGATGTGAGGTCCAATTTGCATTACCCTAAGTTACAATTTTTCAGATTTACATCATTTCcccagaaataattaaataaataaatcttccccACAATATAGAGCTCTCCCAGCACATGTGCACAGTTGAGTAAGGTGAGACAAGAAAGAGATGAGCTGAAAGACGGAAGCTTTTTGAAATGTTAGCATGGATttaaaacagactgcagaaataatctagtttgaggctgctttaactgccctggttcagtgctagggaatcctggggtttgtagtttactaTGGcctcagagttctctgacagagaaggctaaatgtctcacaaaactacagttcccagaattctctagcagggcagttaaagcagtctcaaacgggattatttctgcagtgagttttggaccatagattTTTGAACAGTAAGCCAAGTTGACCGGACTGGATGTCATCTAACAGCCCAGGTTGAGAAAGTGGGAAGGGGAGAATACAACTACAGTCTTGGTGTTATAGGATGGAAGGGGTTTCCTTTTGCTTGCTTAAAAGGGGGAGCATGTGAGGGAAGGAAGATATTCAAAAGTCAAACATTActtagtcttttgtgggtttttggggctatgtgaccatgatctagaagagtttattcctgacatttcaccagcatctgtggctggcatcttcagagaatgctggcatggaagagtgggGTAGTATATATACTGTCTGACcttgggttgggaggagtgatttccatgttaatctgtgtattgttctgttgctgatggcaaggcctcaggatgggaagatatgcaaatccacaaacacctggacaacttcaacagtgaaagctaattgccccaaacaagctgggtactcattttagcaacctcagaaggatgctaggctgagttgaccctgagcccctggctgggattgtggtttgtgagtgagtggctgcagtacaggcatttaaccaatgcaccaCCAGCACTCTGAATTTACGTTACAATTCCAGGAAGCAACCTGGATGTAAAATGGAGATCCCCCTGTGTGTAACCAAAATGGTTTTAAcacccaaagaaaaagaaaagcttacCCAGAGACATCACATTGGCCAGATTCTCCTCCATGACTTCCTTGTGCAGAGCCCTTTGGTCTGGATCCAGCAGAGCCCACTCCTCCTCCGTGAAAGGTACAGCAATGTCCTCAAAGGTCACAGGGTCCTGAAGGAAGAGGTAGCAATTTCAGATTCATGCAGGATGCTATGGTTTCACCCCTATGAAGGTGAATCCAGGAATGAATGGAACTAGCAATGTGCATGTGAGCAAGAGTGCGTGATTCAATCTGACAAAAATATATGATGGGTGATAGTTGGCTTGAAATGgtatatgtgaaaaggacctaagggggtcttagtagatcacaagctaatcatgagtcagcagtgtgatactGTAGCCAAAAAAGCGAATGCAATTCTTCACTGCATGAACAGGAGTATAAAGTCCAAATCAAGGCAAGTagcagtgccactctattctgctttgatcagacctcacctcaAATACTAGTTCTGAGCACTAAAGTTCAAGCAAAATATTGACCAGCTGGAGTATGTTCAGTAAAGGGTGATCAAGATGACCAAGcaagggtctagaaaccaagccttatgaaaaACAACCtagagctgggtatgcttagcttagagaagaaaagactgaaaggGGACATGATATGCTagacactaacatggctatatctttgaattctaccacttcaGGGGACATGGTAGTCATCTTTCTATATGTGAATGGATGTAATGTAGAAAacggagcaagcttttttcctgctgttccATCTCTAGATGTCGTTAAAGAAAGcttttaggagtgctttagttgtatactcctgcatggcagggggttggattagatagccTGTGCGGCCCCTCCAATTGCaagcctgctgccacactgcagaatcgatgcaatttgacactgctttaaccgtcatggctccatcctatgaaatcctgggatttgtagtttgttgtggcaccagagctctctgatagaactacaaatcccagaattccacaacattgagctgtggaagttaaagcaatgtcaaacagtgttaattctgcagtgcagatgcagcctaggtttctatgattccatgaaatcTAGGGAAGTGTACAGGAAAAACCCCTAGCGTGTCAATCCACCATCTCCACCACCAAATGTAGTTATGTAGAATGCTTTCAAAAACAGATAGTGCCAGAATATGTATGTGCAATGTTTTGCTTAGATAATTCATTTACTTatttagacaggcatttaaaacagcaatttaTTAAGGCATGTGATGGGGTGTGGTTATATTGTTTtgatgtattttaagcattttaatctttttaaagtatttggttTTAGCactgaatttattttaattactgtagtaatttaattctattttactatactatttttgtatgtttttaactgtatggtgttttttaacgTAAGCTGCCCTGAGTACCAGCCCTGGGCtaagggtgggatgatgatgatgatgatgatgatgatgatgatgatgatgatgatgatgatgatgatgatgatatacacAAAACATTGGGCATATTCTCAGTCTCTTGGAATAAGCAGCACAAAAAGCCCTCACCGACTCCTTCTTGTCTGCTGCCTGGGCCAAAAGGAAACCTTCAGCCAGGGCCACTGCCTGAGAAGTGGATTGTGGTTTGCTTTCTCTGACCCAACTCTCCATTTCTGGTGGAAGGACAGTCAGGAACTGTTCTCGAACCACCAGGTCCAGGATCTCCATCTTGATATCTTTTCCTGACTTCAGCCACTGATGGCAAAGATCATAAAGTTGGCTACACACTGGCTCAGGCACCTCATCTTCCCAGGAAGCAATCTCCTTGAAACGCTGGCTCTGCACGTCTGAGTTGTGGGTGTCTCTGACTGGGGATGTCTCCGTTTTTTCCTCGCTCTTCCCAACCTCCATGTGATCAAGTTCTTCTCGGTTTTTATGACCAGCTGAGTCTTCTACTTTCATCTCCAGCTGATCCCACTTCAAAAAGAGCCAAAAGAACGACAGTGATAGGGTCTCCTTCTTCCTGTAGGGAAGACAAAACACCAAGACTCAGGGGGAACCTTAAATAAGTTATAGTCTAATTCAAATAAACCACATTCTATCACATATATTTAAGTCAATAAATATCCTCCATTCCGACTCAGCAAGAGAAAAA from Sceloporus undulatus isolate JIND9_A2432 ecotype Alabama chromosome 2, SceUnd_v1.1, whole genome shotgun sequence includes the following:
- the LOC121923338 gene encoding zinc finger protein 665-like, which gives rise to MKVEDSAGHKNREELDHMEVGKSEEKTETSPVRDTHNSDVQSQRFKEIASWEDEVPEPVCSQLYDLCHQWLKSGKDIKMEILDLVVREQFLTVLPPEMESWVRESKPQSTSQAVALAEGFLLAQAADKKESDPVTFEDIAVPFTEEEWALLDPDQRALHKEVMEENLANVMSLVPEVRGRKNEEELHRGCLKRVIGKEKKEKKQKSELKQKRSDDTFTSFHEVPLAEKAGKSKERNKSPLCSKGFISKASLNAQWRMLSGKCSEATKSISDHSTIEIDQRIHTEEKPNKCSQCEKSFGQSTQLARHMRIHTGEKPFKCLKCGKSFRHSTSLTSHVRIHTGEKPFQCLECGKSFSDRSSLSFHMKIHTGEKPFKCLECGKTFNQTTQLARHMRIHTGEKPFKCLECGKNFRWSTDLTSHMRTHTGEKPYKCFECGKSFTQSAPLASHVRSHSGEKPFKCLECGKGFSRSTTLTSHSRSHTGEKPFKCSECPKSFRQSTQLTRHMRIHTGEKPFQCLECEKSFRQSTDLASHTRIHTGEKPFKCLECGKSFSDRSAFSCHQKIHTGQKPFKCLECGKCFSRGSHLDSHMRMHTGEKPFRCLECGKNFSRNTNLSSHMKIHTGEKPFQCLECGKSFRRGTGLTSHMKIHTGEKLLKCLESKKTCRDSTSLLLHQIRLQSPPDTRERPLFLRILEENGVGINAQGVQLMPGTHPCSPLPCEEMETASMPGVQGSVTFEDVAVYFTEEEWALLDPDQRALHSNVMEDNLANVTSLISEMREIWNGKQLHRGCLEGESEKEGERQKKKSEANNRRRNESFASAGDNLYKNLHHERKKNSKSKQRYVCFLCRKNFSCKASRNAHMNIHKGRKVLKCSECSKSFWDNSSLEKHERIHKRGKPFKCYDCGKSFNRTSYLISHIRVHTGEKPFKCSECGRSFNSSTNLTSHMRTHTGEKPFACSVCEKTFRSSATLVIHMRIHTGEKPFKCLECGKCFSTVGHLARHMRAHRGEKPFKCLECGKSFSQRTRLTSHTKIHKEGKPFHCLVCGRKFRQGTSLASHMNIHAKGRPFKCLECGKSYRYSTYLVSHMKVHTEKKLFKCLECGKTFCEGAHLTCHMKVHSVEKPFMCSECGKGFVQSRGLASHMKIHTQAKPLKCLECGKSFRQKTDLTSHTRVHTGEKPFKCPECGKNFSQSSGLICHMRIHTGEKPFHCSECGKSFRQSTTLASHMRTHSGEKPFKCLECGKCFIQSTHLACHMRIHTGEKPFQCLECGKSFRQEATLTFHTGTHTRDQELKCLECGKSFRYSWHLTSHMKKHTRGKPL